From Streptomyces sp. HUAS MG91, the proteins below share one genomic window:
- a CDS encoding TM2 domain-containing protein, producing MSDSNPYGQPPKDQTPYGQQPPQPPQDPPGQGPYGYPQQGSPQPGYGYPQAGSQPGPGYGYPGGAPGGAPGGFPPPPGPGMGMGYDPNAPYGYDPYGRPYSDKSKVVAGVLQLFLGSLGVGRFYIGNVGIGLAQLFTCGGLGIWALIDGIILLTSNNTTDSNGRVLRG from the coding sequence ATGTCCGACAGCAATCCCTACGGCCAGCCGCCGAAGGACCAGACCCCCTACGGCCAGCAGCCCCCGCAGCCGCCGCAGGACCCGCCCGGCCAGGGACCGTACGGCTATCCGCAGCAGGGCTCGCCACAGCCCGGCTACGGCTACCCCCAGGCGGGCTCCCAGCCCGGTCCCGGGTACGGGTATCCGGGCGGCGCCCCCGGTGGTGCGCCGGGCGGCTTCCCGCCCCCGCCGGGACCGGGCATGGGCATGGGCTACGACCCGAACGCTCCCTACGGCTACGACCCGTACGGCCGGCCGTACTCCGACAAGTCCAAGGTCGTCGCGGGGGTGCTGCAGCTCTTCCTCGGCAGCCTCGGCGTCGGCCGCTTCTACATCGGCAACGTCGGCATCGGCCTGGCCCAGCTGTTCACCTGCGGCGGCCTCGGAATCTGGGCGCTGATCGACGGCATCATCCTACTGACCAGCAACAACACCACGGACTCGAACGGCCGTGTCCTGCGCGGCTGA
- a CDS encoding alpha/beta hydrolase — MYSRRPSPTSPRRKAALLAASALLLTGIAACSPGSSSTADASLAALPGATPSELASYYHQTLKWRACGVPGFQCATLKAPLDYDKPSAGDIDLAVSRKKATGPGKRLGSLLVNPGGPGGSAIGYLQAYAGIGYPAGVRARYDMVAVDPRGVARSEPVTCLNGKQMDAYTQTDMTPDDAREQTELSAAYQKFASGCETHDATSRRVLPHVSTVEAARDMDLARAALGDEKLTYVGASYGTFLGATYAGLYPERVGRLVLDGAMDPSLPARELNLEQTAGFETAFTSFAKDCVARADCPLGTGTPEQAGQRLKSFFSALDRTPLATGDADGRKLGEALGTTGVIAAMYDEAAWPQLRDALTEALKKKDGAGLLALSDSYYERDPDGSYANLMFANAAVNCLDQPPAFTSAQEVEKALPDFEKASPVFGPGLAWASLNCASWPVRATGEAHRITAAGAAPIVVVGTTRDPATPYGWAKSLASQLSSGRLLTYEGDGHTAYGRGSTCIDGAIDTYLLTGTPPTNGKRCS, encoded by the coding sequence ATGTACTCCAGGCGCCCCTCCCCGACCTCGCCCCGCCGCAAGGCCGCGCTGCTCGCTGCCTCGGCTCTCCTGCTGACCGGCATCGCGGCCTGCTCCCCAGGGAGTTCGAGCACCGCCGACGCCTCCCTGGCGGCGCTGCCCGGCGCGACCCCGTCCGAACTGGCCTCGTACTACCACCAGACGCTCAAGTGGCGCGCGTGCGGAGTCCCCGGCTTCCAGTGCGCCACCCTCAAGGCGCCGCTCGACTACGACAAGCCGTCCGCGGGCGACATCGACCTCGCCGTCTCCCGAAAGAAGGCCACCGGCCCCGGCAAGCGCCTCGGCTCGCTCCTGGTCAACCCGGGCGGCCCCGGCGGCTCGGCGATCGGTTACCTCCAGGCGTACGCGGGCATCGGCTACCCCGCCGGGGTCCGGGCGCGCTACGACATGGTCGCCGTCGACCCGCGCGGCGTGGCCCGCAGCGAGCCCGTCACCTGCCTGAACGGCAAGCAGATGGACGCGTACACGCAGACCGACATGACCCCGGACGACGCGCGCGAGCAGACCGAACTGAGCGCCGCCTACCAGAAGTTCGCGTCCGGCTGCGAGACGCACGACGCGACCTCGCGGCGCGTCCTGCCGCACGTCTCCACCGTCGAGGCGGCCCGCGACATGGACCTCGCGCGGGCGGCGCTCGGCGACGAGAAACTGACCTACGTCGGCGCCTCGTACGGGACCTTCCTCGGCGCGACGTACGCGGGCCTGTACCCGGAGCGGGTGGGCCGGCTCGTCCTGGACGGCGCGATGGACCCGTCGCTGCCGGCCCGCGAGCTGAACCTGGAGCAGACCGCCGGTTTCGAGACCGCCTTCACCTCCTTCGCCAAGGACTGCGTCGCGCGCGCCGACTGCCCGCTCGGCACGGGCACGCCGGAGCAGGCAGGGCAGCGCCTGAAGTCGTTCTTCAGCGCCCTCGACCGCACCCCGCTGGCCACCGGCGACGCGGACGGCCGCAAGCTGGGCGAGGCGCTCGGCACCACCGGCGTGATCGCGGCGATGTACGACGAGGCGGCCTGGCCGCAGCTGCGCGACGCGCTGACCGAAGCGCTGAAGAAGAAGGACGGTGCGGGCCTGCTGGCCCTGTCGGACAGTTACTACGAGCGCGACCCCGACGGCTCCTACGCCAACCTGATGTTCGCCAACGCCGCCGTGAACTGCCTCGACCAGCCCCCCGCCTTCACCTCCGCCCAGGAGGTCGAGAAGGCCCTCCCCGACTTCGAGAAGGCCTCCCCGGTCTTCGGCCCCGGCCTCGCCTGGGCCTCCCTGAACTGCGCGAGCTGGCCCGTGCGGGCGACCGGCGAGGCCCACCGCATCACCGCCGCCGGCGCCGCCCCCATCGTCGTGGTCGGCACCACCCGCGACCCGGCCACCCCCTACGGCTGGGCCAAGTCCCTCGCCTCCCAGCTCTCCTCCGGCCGCCTGCTGACCTACGAGGGCGACGGCCACACGGCGTACGGCCGCGGCAGCACCTGCATCGACGGGGCGATCGACACCTACCTCCTGACCGGCACCCCGCCCACGAACGGAAAGCGCTGCTCATAG
- a CDS encoding TM2 domain-containing protein, whose product MSYEAQPGQPGQSDPNAPYGYDPQGRPYSDKSKIVAGVLQLFLGGLGIGRFYVGSVGVGVAQLLTCGGLGIWALIDAILFFTSNDRTDKQGRVLRG is encoded by the coding sequence ATGTCCTACGAAGCGCAGCCCGGCCAGCCCGGCCAGTCCGACCCCAACGCCCCGTACGGCTACGACCCGCAGGGCCGCCCGTACTCCGACAAGTCCAAGATCGTCGCGGGCGTTCTCCAGCTCTTCCTCGGCGGCCTCGGCATCGGCCGCTTCTACGTCGGCAGCGTCGGCGTCGGCGTCGCCCAGCTGCTCACCTGTGGCGGCCTGGGCATCTGGGCCCTGATCGACGCGATCCTGTTCTTCACGAGCAACGACCGCACCGACAAGCAGGGCCGCGTGCTGCGCGGCTGA
- the tmk gene encoding dTMP kinase, translated as MTRAEQPTAPHTAPDDALVADSRERAVRALLRVPQLKRLWSAQLVGGVGDVLGLLVLVVLTLQAAISEGSFGGGYRGVALAVTAVFGARVLSTLLFGAVLLGPLTSLTTPGGPLDRRWTMVGADGLRAALLIVAPLWIDWTPDNALALILVTAFVVGVAERFWTVAKESAAPALLPAPPPEGAAVRPLPDHMDALRRLSLRTTFVAVPLAAAVLLVVSLVQNLIGAGVDWFDLHQAALSSYVAAGLFAASLSVVFFLELPDTQTPRPRSPLEGLRRPKTGEGTADKGRTGAIPLLVLACAAVAGAVSAAVAVSVLQAKDLDGGPVTFGLLVLALTGGTVVGIRSAPSVLPSLSRRRLLALAIALTGIGLLAAGLVPDVTSVILILALSGVTAGIAANTGHTLLDQESEEYRRARTTEHLQAVVRVSLALGALLAPLLAALIGPHRLENGKFVFAHGGAAFTLMLVGALLLPVAALVLAKADDRSGVPLRHDLRDALLGGHDPAQAPATTGFFIALEGGDGAGKSTQAEALAEWIRDKGHEVVVTREPGATPVGKRLRSILLDVSSAGLSHRAEALLYAADRAEHVDTVVRPALERGAIVISDRYIDSSVAYQGAGRDLSPVEVARINRWATSGLVPHLTVLLDVDPEAARERFTEAPDRLESEPVEFHARVRSGFLTLAAGDPGRYLVVDAGQEPEAVTTVIRHRLDTLLPLSEAEIQAREEARKAAEEEARRKAEEEAARKAEEERVERERQEQLAKLRAEEEERKRRELEEAQRIEAERQAEEARKRAEESRRKAEEERVRLLAEEAARKAEEERRQRQAEEEARLRAEAEERRLEKQRKAEAALLRAEEARRLAAQASAAAAETGRTVQFRKVEETRPAPAAQDTPDNEVTQPTPMVRPEDLAPSDETAVLPRVPEDSAPSDAEETAVLPQPPRPAGASDETAVLPQVPDPSADSGSRVPAGYFRDERPAPESSAERTAELPQIDEEGRPRRRPRPDWAEETPLDDLPSLADELLGGRDDEDERGGRGGRRR; from the coding sequence ATGACCCGTGCCGAGCAGCCAACGGCCCCCCACACGGCCCCAGACGACGCCCTGGTAGCGGACTCCCGAGAGCGCGCCGTGCGCGCGCTCCTGCGTGTGCCCCAGTTGAAACGACTGTGGTCGGCGCAGCTCGTCGGCGGGGTCGGTGATGTGCTCGGGCTGCTTGTGCTCGTGGTGCTCACGCTTCAGGCGGCCATTTCCGAGGGATCGTTCGGCGGTGGATACCGCGGGGTCGCCCTCGCCGTCACCGCGGTGTTCGGGGCGCGCGTCCTGTCCACCCTGCTCTTCGGGGCCGTCCTGCTCGGTCCGCTGACCTCGCTGACCACCCCCGGCGGCCCGCTCGACCGGCGCTGGACCATGGTCGGCGCCGACGGACTGCGGGCCGCGCTGCTGATCGTCGCGCCCCTGTGGATCGACTGGACGCCGGACAACGCCCTGGCGCTGATCCTCGTGACGGCCTTCGTCGTCGGGGTCGCCGAGCGGTTCTGGACCGTCGCCAAGGAGAGCGCGGCGCCCGCGCTGCTGCCCGCCCCGCCGCCCGAGGGCGCCGCCGTGCGCCCGCTGCCGGACCACATGGACGCCCTGCGGCGCCTGTCGCTGCGGACCACGTTCGTCGCCGTACCGCTGGCGGCCGCGGTCCTGCTGGTCGTCTCCCTCGTGCAGAACCTGATCGGCGCGGGCGTCGACTGGTTCGACCTGCACCAGGCCGCGCTCTCGTCGTACGTGGCCGCCGGGCTCTTCGCCGCCTCGCTGTCCGTCGTCTTCTTCCTCGAACTGCCCGACACGCAGACCCCGCGCCCGCGGTCGCCGCTGGAGGGCCTGCGCCGGCCGAAGACCGGTGAGGGCACCGCGGACAAGGGACGCACCGGCGCGATTCCGCTGCTCGTCCTCGCCTGCGCCGCCGTCGCCGGGGCCGTCTCGGCCGCCGTCGCCGTGTCCGTGCTCCAGGCCAAGGACCTGGACGGCGGCCCGGTGACCTTCGGGCTGCTCGTGCTCGCGCTCACCGGCGGCACCGTCGTCGGCATCAGGTCCGCGCCGTCCGTGCTGCCGTCGCTCTCGCGCCGCCGCCTGCTGGCCCTCGCCATCGCGCTCACCGGCATCGGCCTGCTCGCCGCCGGGCTCGTGCCCGACGTCACCAGCGTGATCCTCATCCTCGCGCTCTCCGGCGTCACCGCGGGCATCGCCGCCAACACCGGGCACACCCTCCTCGACCAGGAGTCCGAGGAGTACCGCAGGGCCCGCACCACCGAGCACCTCCAGGCCGTCGTACGGGTCTCCCTCGCACTCGGCGCCCTGCTCGCGCCGCTCCTCGCCGCGCTGATCGGCCCGCACCGCCTGGAGAACGGCAAGTTCGTCTTCGCGCACGGCGGCGCCGCGTTCACCCTGATGCTGGTCGGCGCGCTGCTGCTGCCCGTCGCCGCCCTGGTCCTCGCCAAGGCCGACGACCGCAGCGGCGTACCGCTCCGCCACGACCTGCGCGACGCGCTGCTCGGCGGGCACGACCCGGCGCAGGCGCCCGCCACCACCGGCTTCTTCATCGCCCTGGAGGGCGGCGACGGCGCCGGCAAGTCCACCCAGGCCGAGGCGCTCGCCGAGTGGATCCGCGACAAGGGCCACGAGGTCGTCGTCACGCGCGAGCCGGGAGCCACCCCGGTCGGCAAGCGGCTCCGCTCGATCCTGCTCGACGTCTCGTCGGCGGGCCTGTCCCACCGCGCGGAGGCGCTGCTCTACGCCGCCGACCGCGCCGAGCACGTCGACACCGTCGTCCGCCCCGCCCTGGAGCGCGGCGCCATCGTCATCTCCGACCGGTACATCGACTCGTCCGTCGCCTACCAGGGCGCGGGCCGCGACCTGTCGCCGGTCGAGGTCGCCCGGATCAACCGGTGGGCCACCAGCGGTCTCGTACCGCATCTGACCGTGCTGCTCGACGTCGACCCGGAGGCCGCCCGCGAGCGGTTCACCGAGGCGCCCGACCGGCTGGAGTCGGAGCCGGTGGAGTTCCACGCGCGCGTGCGCTCCGGTTTCCTCACCCTGGCCGCCGGTGACCCCGGCCGCTACCTCGTCGTCGACGCCGGGCAGGAGCCGGAGGCGGTCACCACCGTCATCCGGCACCGGCTCGACACGCTGCTCCCGCTCTCCGAGGCCGAGATCCAGGCCCGCGAGGAGGCCCGCAAGGCCGCAGAAGAGGAAGCGCGCCGCAAGGCCGAGGAGGAGGCCGCCCGCAAGGCCGAGGAGGAGCGCGTCGAACGCGAGCGGCAGGAACAGCTCGCCAAGCTGCGCGCCGAGGAGGAGGAGCGCAAGCGCCGCGAGCTGGAGGAGGCGCAGCGCATCGAGGCCGAGCGCCAGGCCGAGGAGGCCCGCAAGCGCGCCGAGGAGTCCCGCCGCAAGGCCGAGGAGGAGCGCGTCAGGCTGCTCGCCGAGGAAGCGGCCCGCAAGGCGGAGGAGGAGCGCCGCCAGCGGCAGGCCGAGGAGGAGGCGCGGCTGCGCGCCGAGGCCGAGGAGCGGCGCCTGGAGAAGCAGCGCAAGGCCGAGGCGGCGCTGCTGCGCGCCGAGGAGGCACGGCGGCTCGCCGCACAGGCCAGTGCCGCGGCGGCGGAGACCGGGCGGACGGTGCAGTTCCGCAAGGTCGAGGAGACCAGGCCGGCCCCGGCCGCGCAGGACACCCCGGACAACGAGGTGACCCAGCCGACGCCGATGGTGCGGCCCGAGGACCTGGCCCCCTCCGACGAGACGGCGGTGCTGCCGCGGGTGCCGGAGGACTCCGCGCCGTCGGACGCCGAGGAGACCGCGGTGCTGCCGCAGCCGCCGCGGCCCGCCGGGGCCTCCGACGAGACGGCCGTGCTGCCGCAGGTGCCGGACCCGTCCGCGGACTCGGGCAGCCGGGTGCCCGCGGGCTACTTCCGTGACGAGCGGCCCGCGCCGGAGAGCTCCGCGGAGCGCACGGCCGAGCTGCCGCAGATCGACGAGGAGGGCCGGCCGCGCCGCCGCCCCCGCCCCGACTGGGCCGAGGAGACCCCGCTCGACGACCTGCCGTCGCTGGCCGACGAACTGCTCGGCGGGCGGGACGACGAGGACGAGCGGGGCGGCCGGGGCGGCCGCAGGCGGTAG
- the topA gene encoding type I DNA topoisomerase gives MSPTSETAQGGRRLVIVESPAKAKTIKGYLGPGYVVEASVGHIRDLPNGAAEVPEKYTGEVRRLGVDVENDFEPIYVVNADKKSQVKKLKDLLKDSDELFLATDEDREGEAIAWHLLEVLKPKVPVHRMVFHEITKDAIRSAVANPRELNKRMVDAQETRRILDRLYGYEVSPVLWKKVMPRLSAGRVQSVATRLVVERERERIAFRSAEYWDLTGTFATGRAGDPSDPSSLVARLSAVDGKRIAQGRDFDSLGQIKGGNSANTLHLDEANARALAAALENTSFAVRSVESKPYRRSPYAPFRTTTMQQEASRKLGFGAKATMQVAQKLYENGFITYMRTDSTTLSDTAVSAARAQVTQLYGSDYLPDKPRTYAGKVKNAQEAHEAIRPSGDRFRTPAETGLTGDQFRLYELIWKRTVASQMKDAVGNSVTVKIGGTSSDGRDAEFSASGKTITFHGFLKAYVEGADDPNAELDDRERRLPQVTEGDALSAEEISVDGHATKPPARYTEASLVKELEEREIGRPSTYASIIGTILDRGYVFKKGTALVPSFLSFAVVNLLEKHFGRLVDYDFTAKMEDDLDRIARGEAQSVPWLKRFYFGEGDGTPGTGGAADAGNGDGDHLGGLKELVTDLGAIDAREVSSFPVGNDIVLRVGRYGPYVERGERDSENHQRADVPEDLAPDELSVEYAEELLAKPSGDFELGTDPTSGHQIIAKDGRYGPYVTEVLPEGTPKTGKNAVKPRTASLFKSMSLDTVTLDDALKLMSLPRVVGADAEGVEITAQNGRYGPYLKKGTDSRSLTAEEQLFTITLEEALEIYSQPKQRGRAAAKPPLKELGEDPVSGKPVVVKDGRFGAYVTDGETNATLRAADSVEDITPERGYELLAEKRAKGPAKKTAKKAAKKAPAKKTAAKKTTTAKKTAAKKTTTAKKTTAAAKKAPAKKATASKATASTATASQAADE, from the coding sequence TTGTCCCCGACCAGCGAGACCGCACAGGGCGGCCGCCGACTCGTCATCGTCGAGTCGCCCGCCAAGGCGAAGACGATCAAGGGCTATCTCGGCCCTGGGTACGTCGTCGAAGCGAGCGTCGGGCACATCCGCGACCTCCCCAACGGCGCGGCCGAGGTCCCCGAGAAGTACACCGGTGAGGTGCGCCGCCTCGGCGTCGACGTCGAGAACGACTTCGAGCCGATCTACGTCGTCAACGCCGACAAGAAGTCCCAGGTCAAGAAGCTCAAGGACCTGCTGAAGGACTCCGACGAACTCTTCCTGGCCACCGATGAGGACCGCGAGGGCGAAGCCATCGCGTGGCACCTCCTGGAGGTCCTGAAGCCCAAGGTCCCCGTTCACCGGATGGTCTTCCACGAGATCACCAAGGACGCGATCCGCTCCGCCGTGGCCAACCCGCGCGAGCTGAACAAGCGCATGGTCGACGCCCAGGAGACCCGTCGCATCCTCGACCGTCTCTACGGCTACGAGGTCTCGCCGGTCCTGTGGAAGAAGGTCATGCCGCGCCTGTCGGCGGGCCGCGTCCAGTCGGTGGCCACCCGCCTCGTCGTCGAGCGGGAGCGCGAGCGCATCGCCTTCCGCTCCGCCGAGTACTGGGACCTGACCGGCACCTTCGCGACCGGCCGCGCCGGTGACCCCTCCGACCCGTCCTCCCTGGTCGCCCGGCTCTCCGCGGTCGACGGCAAGCGCATCGCGCAGGGCCGCGACTTCGACTCGCTCGGCCAGATCAAGGGCGGAAACTCGGCGAACACGCTCCACCTGGACGAGGCGAACGCGCGAGCGCTCGCCGCCGCCCTGGAGAACACGAGCTTCGCGGTCCGCTCGGTCGAGTCCAAGCCGTACCGCCGCTCGCCGTACGCCCCGTTCCGTACGACGACGATGCAGCAGGAGGCCTCGCGCAAGCTGGGCTTCGGCGCCAAGGCGACCATGCAGGTGGCCCAGAAGCTGTACGAGAACGGCTTCATCACCTACATGCGTACCGACTCCACGACCCTGTCGGACACGGCGGTCTCGGCCGCCCGTGCCCAGGTCACGCAGTTGTACGGGTCGGACTACCTGCCGGACAAGCCGCGTACGTACGCGGGCAAGGTCAAGAACGCGCAGGAGGCGCACGAGGCGATCCGTCCCTCGGGCGACCGCTTCCGCACGCCCGCCGAGACCGGCCTGACCGGCGACCAGTTCCGGCTCTACGAGCTGATCTGGAAGCGGACCGTCGCCTCCCAGATGAAGGACGCGGTCGGCAACAGCGTCACGGTCAAGATCGGCGGCACCTCCTCCGACGGCCGCGACGCCGAGTTCAGCGCGTCCGGCAAGACCATCACCTTCCACGGCTTCCTCAAGGCCTACGTCGAGGGCGCCGACGACCCGAACGCGGAGCTGGACGACCGCGAGCGGCGCCTGCCGCAGGTCACCGAGGGCGACGCGCTGTCCGCCGAGGAGATCTCGGTCGACGGCCACGCGACCAAGCCCCCGGCCCGCTACACCGAGGCCTCGCTCGTCAAGGAGCTGGAAGAGCGCGAGATCGGCCGCCCGTCGACGTACGCGTCGATCATCGGCACGATCCTCGACCGCGGCTACGTCTTCAAGAAGGGGACGGCCCTGGTGCCCTCCTTCTTGTCGTTCGCCGTCGTCAACCTGCTGGAGAAGCACTTCGGCCGGCTCGTCGACTACGACTTCACCGCCAAGATGGAGGACGACCTCGACCGCATCGCGCGCGGTGAGGCGCAGTCCGTGCCGTGGCTGAAGCGCTTCTACTTCGGCGAGGGCGACGGCACCCCGGGCACCGGCGGCGCGGCCGACGCGGGCAACGGCGACGGGGACCACCTCGGCGGCCTGAAGGAGCTCGTCACCGACCTGGGCGCGATCGACGCCCGCGAGGTCTCGTCCTTCCCCGTCGGCAACGACATCGTGTTGCGCGTCGGGCGCTACGGCCCGTACGTCGAGCGCGGCGAGCGGGACTCCGAGAACCACCAGCGCGCCGACGTCCCCGAGGACCTCGCGCCGGACGAGCTGTCGGTCGAGTACGCCGAGGAGCTGCTCGCCAAGCCCAGCGGCGACTTCGAGCTCGGCACCGACCCGACGTCCGGCCACCAGATCATCGCCAAGGACGGCCGCTACGGCCCCTACGTCACCGAGGTGCTCCCCGAGGGCACCCCGAAGACCGGCAAGAACGCGGTCAAGCCGCGCACGGCGTCGCTGTTCAAGTCGATGTCGCTGGACACGGTGACGCTGGACGACGCGCTGAAGCTGATGTCGCTCCCGCGCGTGGTGGGCGCCGACGCCGAGGGCGTCGAGATCACCGCGCAGAACGGCAGGTACGGCCCGTACCTGAAGAAGGGGACGGACTCGCGCTCGCTGACGGCCGAGGAGCAGCTCTTCACCATCACGCTGGAAGAGGCGCTGGAGATCTACTCCCAGCCCAAGCAGCGCGGTCGCGCGGCAGCCAAGCCGCCGCTGAAGGAGCTCGGCGAGGACCCGGTCAGCGGCAAGCCGGTCGTCGTCAAGGACGGTCGCTTCGGCGCGTACGTCACCGACGGTGAGACGAACGCGACGCTGCGGGCGGCCGACTCCGTGGAGGACATCACGCCCGAGCGCGGTTACGAGCTCCTCGCGGAGAAGCGCGCCAAGGGACCGGCCAAGAAGACCGCGAAGAAGGCCGCCAAGAAGGCGCCGGCCAAGAAGACCGCCGCCAAGAAGACGACCACGGCCAAGAAGACGGCGGCCAAGAAGACCACCACGGCGAAGAAGACGACGGCCGCGGCCAAGAAGGCGCCCGCCAAGAAGGCCACCGCTTCCAAGGCGACCGCTTCGACGGCGACGGCTTCCCAGGCGGCCGACGAGTAG
- a CDS encoding DUF2752 domain-containing protein produces the protein MSCAADGPNRARALWRHPATAPAAVLAAGAAAALYLYGTDPHEPGHWLPRCPFNWATGLLCPACGGTRMAYDLMHGRFSAAWHDNGLLLLAAPFALALLGRWAWEGLRGRRWRPQFSVRGQAAILVTAIAWTVLRNVF, from the coding sequence GTGTCCTGCGCGGCTGACGGCCCGAACCGGGCCAGGGCGCTGTGGCGGCATCCGGCGACGGCCCCCGCGGCGGTGCTCGCCGCGGGCGCCGCGGCCGCGCTCTACCTGTACGGCACCGATCCGCACGAGCCGGGCCACTGGCTGCCCCGCTGCCCGTTCAACTGGGCCACCGGGCTGCTGTGCCCGGCGTGCGGCGGCACCCGCATGGCGTACGACCTGATGCACGGCCGGTTCTCGGCGGCCTGGCACGACAACGGGCTGCTGCTCCTCGCCGCCCCGTTCGCCCTCGCGCTGCTGGGTCGGTGGGCCTGGGAAGGGCTGCGCGGGCGCCGCTGGCGGCCCCAGTTCTCCGTGCGCGGCCAGGCGGCGATCCTGGTGACCGCGATCGCCTGGACCGTGCTGCGGAACGTCTTCTGA
- a CDS encoding DNA polymerase III subunit delta', whose protein sequence is MAVWDDLVGQERVIASLDAAARDADALVTAAAADTPPPPASKMTHAWLFTGPPGAGRVTAARAFAAALQCVSPDRALGGAPGCGFCDGCHTALLGTHADVSTIAADGAQILVADMRDTVRKSYTAPAGGRWQVILVEDAERLNEKSANAVLKAVEEPAPRTVWLLCAPSVEDVLPTIRSRCRLLTLSTPGVDAVADMLVRRDGIEPSVAASVARATQGHIDRARRLATDPRARERRAAVLKIPLRVEDIGGCLKAAQELVDAAAEDSKQLAEEVDTKETEELKAALGAQSGGRMPRGTAGVMKDLEDKQKRRRTRSQRDSLDLALTDLTGVYRDVLAMQLGSAVALANIEIQDTLERVARSSSPESTLRRIEAIGACRVALDRNVAPLLAVEAMTVALRAG, encoded by the coding sequence ATGGCCGTATGGGACGACCTGGTCGGTCAGGAGCGCGTCATCGCGTCGCTGGACGCGGCCGCGCGGGACGCGGACGCCCTGGTGACGGCGGCCGCCGCGGACACCCCGCCGCCCCCCGCGTCGAAGATGACGCACGCCTGGCTGTTCACCGGGCCGCCCGGCGCGGGCCGGGTCACCGCGGCCCGCGCGTTCGCCGCCGCCCTGCAGTGCGTGTCCCCGGACCGGGCGCTCGGCGGCGCCCCGGGCTGCGGGTTCTGCGACGGCTGCCACACCGCCCTGCTCGGCACGCACGCGGACGTGTCGACGATCGCCGCCGACGGCGCGCAGATCCTCGTCGCCGACATGCGCGACACCGTCCGCAAGTCGTACACCGCCCCGGCCGGCGGCCGCTGGCAGGTGATCCTCGTCGAGGACGCCGAGCGGCTGAACGAGAAATCGGCGAACGCCGTGCTCAAGGCCGTGGAGGAGCCCGCCCCCCGCACGGTCTGGCTGCTGTGCGCGCCCTCCGTCGAGGACGTGCTGCCGACCATCCGGTCCCGCTGCCGCCTGCTCACCCTGTCCACCCCGGGCGTCGACGCCGTCGCCGACATGCTCGTACGGCGGGACGGGATCGAGCCGTCCGTCGCCGCGTCCGTCGCCCGCGCCACCCAGGGCCACATCGACCGGGCCCGCCGCCTGGCCACCGACCCGCGCGCGCGGGAGCGCAGAGCCGCCGTGCTGAAGATCCCGCTGCGCGTCGAGGACATCGGCGGCTGCCTCAAGGCGGCGCAGGAGCTGGTGGACGCGGCGGCCGAGGACTCCAAGCAGCTCGCCGAGGAGGTCGACACCAAGGAGACCGAGGAGCTGAAGGCCGCGCTCGGCGCGCAGAGCGGCGGGCGGATGCCGCGCGGCACGGCCGGCGTGATGAAGGACCTGGAGGACAAGCAGAAGCGCCGCCGCACCAGATCGCAGCGCGACAGCCTCGACCTCGCCCTCACCGACCTCACCGGTGTCTACCGGGACGTGCTCGCGATGCAGCTCGGCTCGGCGGTGGCGCTGGCCAACATCGAGATCCAGGACACACTGGAGCGGGTCGCCCGCTCCAGTTCGCCCGAGTCGACGCTGCGCCGGATCGAGGCGATCGGGGCGTGCCGCGTGGCCCTGGACCGCAATGTCGCGCCGCTGCTCGCGGTGGAGGCGATGACGGTGGCGTTGCGAGCGGGCTAG